The DNA segment TTCTATTTCTACCGGCGTAAAAATCATTTTATATCTCCCGATTTAAGTTGAAGATAGTTTATATAAATTCACAGTTTTTTGCTATTATCTTGCAGAAAAATCCTTTCCGAAATCAGCGGCAATTTTCTTTGCTAATTTTTTTAATGATTCCCGCCGGAGTTTATCCATGCCGTAAGCAAGGGTTTTTTCGTCAACCGAAACAGTGATTGTATAAACCGTTTCATCTTTATAAAGAATCTCTATTTCTGCAGACGGACGGGCAACAAGAAGTTCTCCATCGCCTTCAGTTACTTTATTTAAATCAACAGTTACATTTGCCTTATAGGCAGCAGCTCCTTTTGAAACTCCAAGCCCGGCATTTTTCAAAGATGCTTCTACCTGGGAATAAATAATATTTTCATAATCTTCATCAATTTTCTGAATCTGCACGGCACTCTTTTTTAATGATTCATTCTTCTTTGTTTCCAGCAGCGAAATCTTTTTTGTACACTCTGCATATTCATCTGCAGCACGACCAGAATCAATGGCTGTAAGAATATTTATTTTTTCAATTAAAGCAGGCGTAAACTGTTTTGCTTTAGAAAAATCAGAAACTGCTGAAAGAGGATCTTCTTTTTCTGCTGCGGAATACAATTCAAGGAATTCATTCATAAGAATTTTTGTTTCTACATTTACCTGATTATACGCCTTTGCTTTTTCTATATAAGCGGCAATATAATAAGTTTTCTTCGGCTTATAAACTTCAGAATACTCAAGCCCCGTAAAAATAAAATTCGATTTTGATGAATTTACACTAGAAGAACTTTCATTTAAATTTATTTTTCCATCTGTTTCTTTATAAAACATTTCTATTTTTACATTTGAATCAATTTCTGTCTGAATGTAACGGCTGATTTCTACAGCAGCAGCAATTCTTGCTTCTTCCAGAGTCTTGCCTTCACCTACTGCGCTTAAATAAATTCCCTCATCATAATATTCATGACAATCAGATATATATTCCGGAACAGGAACCTTTGTTGATGAACAGGAAACAAAAACAACCGACAGCAATACGGACAAAATACTCTTAATGTTTTTCATAGAACTATTTTACAATGTGCAGCCCGCTTTCTCAACTGCAATACCCTACTTATCTTCTTTTCTATTTACCGTTATTTACAAAAGATTTTAATTCACAACTGAATTTTTCTGTGTTATACTGTTCGTTACCACTAAATTTTCTGGAGGTAATTTATGGATAAAAATGCGACATACAAAAAGCTGGTTGAAGAAGCCATAAAAATGCTGAACTTTTCTTACGTTCCATATTCACATTTTCACGTCGGAGCTGCACTTCTTACAACAGAAGATGAAATTTACACAGGCTGCAACATAGAAAACTCGGCTTTCGGTCCAACAAACTGCGCTGAACGTACTGCTTTTTTCAAAGCAATAAGTGAAGGTAAAAAAACATTTAAGGCCATTGCAATAGTTGGAGGTCCAAACGGAATTATAAAAGATTTTTGTCCTCCATGCGGTGTATGCCGTCAGGTTATGCGGGAATTCTGCAAAGATGATTTTGAAATCATTCTTGGTAAATCACCGGACAATTATATTGTAAAAACTCTTAAAGAAATTCTTCCCCTCAGTTTTGGCAGCGAAGATTTGGAAAAATAATTCTGAATTCCTATTGCGGCAGCCCGCCGCTTCATTTTAAAATAGACTTCATGGAATATATTTTACTCGGAGGATCACTTCTCGTTCTTGTGTTCCTCCTTAATTTTTTTATTAACTATAAAGCCTACGGAAAACAGGAAAAAGCCTGGAAAAAACGCAGGGAAAAACGGGATGCAGCAGCAGCTAAAGGTCTTCTTGTAAACTGTCCCCTCTGCAGCAGCCCTCTTTACCCGGGAGAAGATTTATTTACCAGGATATACCGCCCTATGAGCGTTAGCGACCAGTTATGTATTATAAAAGGATGCCCGCACTGTTATCCTTCAACAGAATCCGGCATAAAAAGAGAATGTCCTGTCTGCCACAAAGAGGTTGACAGCAAAACAGGACATCTGGTTGCTCATCTTTTTAACAAAACAAGTGACGGCAAAAAACACGTTGTTGTTTCCGGCTGCAACCTGTGCTGTAAAAGCAAGCTTTCTTAAAAAAAAGAACCTGAGCCGATGATATGCAGCTCAGGTTTATATTACTAATTAGATTCTGCAGCTCCAGGAAGTCCGATATCTTTACGATAGAACATACCTTCAAAACTTACTGCTTCAAGGGCTGCATAAGATTTTTTCCAGGCTTCATCAAAAGTTGAACCATGTGCTGAGCAGGCAAGAACACGTCCTCCGCTTGTCTTAAGAACAGTTTTTCCTGATTCAGATTCTGCAACGGCACCTGCTATAAAAATCTTTGCTCCAGTTTCTTCAACTTTAGCTTTATCTTCAGAAATCGTCATTCCTTTTTTATATGCCTTAGGATATCCTCCGCTTACTGCAACCGGAGCAACCTGATAACCAGACTTCCACTTAAAATCAAAGTTCTTCAAGTTACCGTCGATTATAGCCTGACACATTTCTACAAAATCAAAATCCATCATCGGAAGAACAGCCTGTGTTTCCGGGTCACCAAGACGAACATTATATTCCAGAGCTTTAGGTCCGTCTTTTGTAAGCATGATACCGAAGAAAATAAATCCGCGATAATCGTAGCCTTCTTCAACAAGACCCCGTAAAGTAGGAAATTCTATTTCTTCATAAAATTTTTTCTTAAGATCTTCAGTAAAATCATCAACAGGACAGATAGCACCCATTCCACCGGTATTAGGACCTTTTGCACCATCAAGAAGGCGTTTATGATCACGGGCACTTAAGAAAGAAGCTATGGCAGCTTTTCCTTCTTTTGCATATTCAGGAGTAACGCTGACTGCTGCAAGAACAGAAATCTCTACTCCGCGAAGATATTCTTCAATTACAATTTTCTTTCCGGCATCTCCAACTGCAGATCCTTCCATCAAATCTTTTACGGCCTGCTTTGCTTCATCAAGGGTAAGTGCAACAACAACACCCTTTCCGGCAGCAAGACCATCTGCTTTTATTACAATCGGTGCTCCCTGCTGTTCAACATATTCAAGAGCAGATTTTTCATCAGTAAATGTTTCGCTTTTTGCACAGGCAACTCCGTACTTTTTCATGAATGCTTTTGCAAGATCCTTACTTGCCTCAAGCTGAGCCCCTGCTTTTTTTGGTCCTATAACAGGAATACCTGCTGCCCACAAAGCATCTGCTGCACCTTCTGAAAGCGGATTCTCAGGGCCAACAACAGCAAGCGTACATCCATTTGCTTTTGCAGCTCCTGCATAATCTGAATTCTGCACTTCTACGTTGCGGCACTTGTTTTCTAATGCTGTACCGCCGTTTCCAGGAATACAGATAACCTCTTCAACATTGCTGCTCTGAGCAATCTTCCAAGCGATTGTGTGTTCGCGTCCACCGTTTCCAATTACTGCTACTTTCATGGAAGAGTATTTTACTTTATTTGAAAAATGTTGTCACCGTTAAGACAAAATATTTTAAAATAGTTTTTTAATCTGCCTTACGTAAGAATACTTATTTGTCTTCTTTCTGCTGTAACGAACTCCCACATCAAAATGATACTGCCAGGAATAATCATAAGGCTGTACATGTTTATTCGTTCCAAGATTAGGATAATCCAGATCAAAACCGCCGTTTACAATAATATTCCACCGGTGTGCTACAGGAAGATCAAGACCTGCAATAAGTCCAAGTCCAAGATAATGATAATGATATTCATCACTGAGCTGATACATGTAGTGCAAACCTATCGCATATCTGAGGCGAACATATTCCCACATGCTTGCTTCAAAAACAGGACCGGCAAATAAATCAAAGGCATATAAAAGTGTCTGCTTTGCCAGCTGTTCTACATCATTAAAATCATGTGCAAACGGATAATAAGCACTTATCTTTATAATGCTGTCTACAGGCTTAATATTTACCGACTGTATTGCAAAATACGCACCTATCATATAATCCGTCCATACAAAATTAGAACGGCCCGATTCTTTTTCAAGTCGCGTAACAGAAGCAAAACTTAATCCTTCATCAAAAACAATATACGGAATATCTTTTATAACAGGAAATCCAGTTTTAGGATTAAGTTCTTCTTCTGAATTCTGCGCTTCACTCTGGGCAAAAACTGAACCACTGCAAAATAAAAATACTAATGCTGCAAAAAAAACTTTCTTCATATTCAGCCTGCTACTTACTTGTATGATAAAGAGTAAGATGTTTTGATGTATCA comes from the Treponema rectale genome and includes:
- a CDS encoding LPP20 family lipoprotein gives rise to the protein MKNIKSILSVLLSVVFVSCSSTKVPVPEYISDCHEYYDEGIYLSAVGEGKTLEEARIAAAVEISRYIQTEIDSNVKIEMFYKETDGKINLNESSSSVNSSKSNFIFTGLEYSEVYKPKKTYYIAAYIEKAKAYNQVNVETKILMNEFLELYSAAEKEDPLSAVSDFSKAKQFTPALIEKINILTAIDSGRAADEYAECTKKISLLETKKNESLKKSAVQIQKIDEDYENIIYSQVEASLKNAGLGVSKGAAAYKANVTVDLNKVTEGDGELLVARPSAEIEILYKDETVYTITVSVDEKTLAYGMDKLRRESLKKLAKKIAADFGKDFSAR
- the purD gene encoding phosphoribosylamine--glycine ligase; the encoded protein is MKVAVIGNGGREHTIAWKIAQSSNVEEVICIPGNGGTALENKCRNVEVQNSDYAGAAKANGCTLAVVGPENPLSEGAADALWAAGIPVIGPKKAGAQLEASKDLAKAFMKKYGVACAKSETFTDEKSALEYVEQQGAPIVIKADGLAAGKGVVVALTLDEAKQAVKDLMEGSAVGDAGKKIVIEEYLRGVEISVLAAVSVTPEYAKEGKAAIASFLSARDHKRLLDGAKGPNTGGMGAICPVDDFTEDLKKKFYEEIEFPTLRGLVEEGYDYRGFIFFGIMLTKDGPKALEYNVRLGDPETQAVLPMMDFDFVEMCQAIIDGNLKNFDFKWKSGYQVAPVAVSGGYPKAYKKGMTISEDKAKVEETGAKIFIAGAVAESESGKTVLKTSGGRVLACSAHGSTFDEAWKKSYAALEAVSFEGMFYRKDIGLPGAAESN
- a CDS encoding cytidine deaminase encodes the protein MDKNATYKKLVEEAIKMLNFSYVPYSHFHVGAALLTTEDEIYTGCNIENSAFGPTNCAERTAFFKAISEGKKTFKAIAIVGGPNGIIKDFCPPCGVCRQVMREFCKDDFEIILGKSPDNYIVKTLKEILPLSFGSEDLEK